One Streptomyces fagopyri DNA window includes the following coding sequences:
- a CDS encoding HelD family protein, whose protein sequence is MAAQAQQETALGPVHGSVPEESVKDDSVREREIGIEQQHLDRVYRRLEEKIHEAEFLMNDAAQRGQVGTPGALAERDAQVFRAGIHLNRLNNEFEDFLFGRIDLLPGKDGKKGPDGAYTAVEPAEGAVREDETGRHASIAETLHIGRIGVLDADYAPLVIDWRAPAAAPFYRSTPVDPGRVVRRRVIRSKGRRVLGVEDDLMRPELQATLDGRTLPVVGDGALMAALGQARSHTMRDIVASIQAEQDLVIRAPAASVTYVEGGPGTGKTAVALHRAAYLLYQDRRRYAGGILIVSPTPLLVAYTEGVLPSLGEEGQVAIRAIGSLVDDAEATLYDSPAVARAKGSYRMLKVLRKAARGALEAPGGFRQGSGPRRPERGSGRGPAGSAEQLAFGADTPETPAGPPVRLRVVAFGRRLELEAAELDRVKQSALSGTAPVNLLRPRARKLLLDALWAQSGAGTRHSDPELAAELRSSFDEDVASEDSFIAFLDAWWPELTPRGVLAAMADERRLGRWARRILNPGEVRRVARSLKRDGLSVHDVAMLDELQAILGAPARPRKRRDLDPLDQLTGLDELMPVREESQRERAERLAQERTEYAHVILDEAQDITPMQWRMVGRRGRHATWTVVGDPAQSSWSDPDEAAQARDEALGSRPRRRFTLTVNYRNPAEIAELAAKVLALAMPGSESPSAVRSTGVAPRFAVVKDTLAQTVRAEAAHLLDRVDGTVGVVVAMNRREEAARWLAGLGDRVVALGSLEAKGLEYDATVVVSPAEIADESPAGLRVLYVALTRATQQLTIVSGERDEPDGDGVPDLLRD, encoded by the coding sequence GTGGCCGCTCAGGCTCAGCAGGAAACCGCGCTCGGCCCGGTCCACGGTTCCGTGCCGGAGGAGTCCGTCAAGGACGACTCCGTACGGGAGCGGGAGATCGGGATCGAGCAGCAACATCTGGACCGGGTGTACCGGCGCCTCGAGGAGAAGATCCACGAGGCGGAGTTCCTCATGAACGACGCCGCCCAGCGCGGCCAGGTCGGTACACCGGGAGCGCTCGCGGAGCGTGACGCCCAGGTGTTCCGGGCGGGAATCCACCTCAACCGCCTCAACAACGAGTTCGAGGACTTCCTCTTCGGCCGGATCGACCTCCTGCCAGGGAAGGACGGCAAGAAGGGGCCGGACGGCGCCTACACGGCCGTCGAACCGGCCGAGGGCGCGGTCCGCGAGGACGAGACCGGCCGGCACGCCTCCATCGCCGAGACGCTCCACATCGGCCGCATCGGGGTGCTGGACGCGGACTACGCGCCGCTCGTCATCGACTGGCGGGCGCCCGCCGCGGCTCCCTTCTACCGTTCGACGCCGGTCGACCCGGGCCGGGTGGTCCGGCGCCGGGTGATCCGTTCCAAGGGCCGCAGGGTCCTCGGGGTCGAGGACGACCTGATGCGGCCGGAGCTCCAGGCCACCCTGGACGGCCGGACGCTCCCGGTGGTCGGCGACGGCGCCCTCATGGCCGCCCTCGGCCAGGCCCGCAGCCACACCATGCGGGACATCGTGGCGTCCATCCAGGCGGAACAGGACCTGGTGATCCGGGCCCCCGCCGCCTCCGTGACGTACGTGGAGGGCGGACCGGGCACCGGCAAGACAGCCGTCGCCCTGCACCGCGCCGCCTACCTCCTCTACCAGGACCGCCGCCGGTACGCGGGCGGCATCCTGATCGTCTCCCCGACCCCGCTCCTGGTCGCCTACACCGAGGGCGTGCTGCCCTCCCTCGGCGAGGAGGGCCAGGTTGCCATCCGCGCCATCGGCTCCCTCGTCGACGACGCGGAGGCCACCCTGTACGACTCGCCGGCCGTCGCCCGCGCCAAGGGCTCCTACCGCATGCTCAAGGTGCTCCGGAAGGCGGCGCGCGGGGCGCTGGAGGCGCCCGGCGGCTTCCGGCAGGGCTCCGGCCCGCGCCGGCCCGAGCGGGGCTCCGGCCGGGGCCCCGCGGGCTCCGCGGAGCAGCTCGCCTTCGGCGCGGACACCCCCGAGACCCCCGCCGGACCGCCCGTCCGGCTGCGGGTCGTCGCCTTCGGGCGGCGCCTGGAGCTGGAGGCCGCCGAGCTGGACCGGGTCAAGCAGAGCGCGCTGAGCGGGACCGCCCCGGTGAACCTGCTGCGCCCGCGCGCCCGCAAGCTGCTGCTGGACGCGCTGTGGGCGCAGTCCGGCGCCGGTACCCGGCACTCGGACCCCGAGCTGGCCGCGGAGCTGCGCTCGTCGTTCGACGAGGACGTCGCCTCCGAGGACAGTTTCATCGCGTTCCTGGACGCGTGGTGGCCGGAGCTGACCCCGCGCGGTGTGCTGGCGGCGATGGCCGACGAGCGGCGGCTCGGACGGTGGGCGCGGCGCATCCTGAACCCGGGCGAGGTCCGCCGGGTGGCACGCTCGCTCAAGCGGGACGGTCTGTCCGTGCACGACGTGGCGATGCTGGACGAGCTCCAGGCGATCCTCGGCGCGCCCGCCCGGCCCAGGAAACGGCGTGACCTGGACCCGCTGGACCAGCTCACCGGTCTCGACGAGCTGATGCCCGTGCGCGAGGAGTCGCAGCGCGAGCGGGCCGAGCGGCTGGCCCAGGAGCGGACCGAGTACGCGCACGTCATCCTCGACGAGGCGCAGGACATCACGCCCATGCAGTGGCGGATGGTGGGCAGACGCGGGCGGCACGCCACCTGGACCGTCGTCGGCGACCCCGCCCAGTCCTCCTGGTCCGACCCGGACGAGGCCGCACAGGCCCGTGACGAGGCGCTGGGCAGCCGTCCCCGGCGCCGTTTCACCCTGACCGTGAACTACCGCAACCCGGCCGAGATCGCCGAGCTGGCCGCGAAGGTCCTGGCGCTCGCCATGCCGGGGTCCGAGTCCCCGTCGGCGGTCCGTTCCACCGGCGTGGCACCGCGCTTCGCCGTCGTGAAGGACACGCTCGCGCAGACCGTGCGCGCCGAGGCCGCGCACCTCCTGGACCGGGTGGACGGCACCGTGGGCGTCGTCGTGGCCATGAACCGGCGCGAGGAGGCCGCCCGCTGGCTCGCCGGTCTGGGCGACCGTGTGGTGGCGCTGGGCAGCCTGGAGGCGAAGGGGCTGGAGTACGACGCGACGGTGGTCGTCTCGCCGGCGGAGATCGCCGACGAGTCGCCGGCGGGCCTGCGTGTCCTGTACGTCGCGCTGACCCGGGCCACGCAGCAGCTGACCATCGTCTCCGGTGAGCGGGACGAGCCGGACGGCGACGGGGTGCCGGACCTGCTGCGGGACTGA
- a CDS encoding NAD-dependent malic enzyme, translated as MATAPSVSYSMTVRLEVPASGTAVSQLTTAVESHGGSVTGLDVTASGHEKLRIDVTIAATSTSHADEIVEQLRHIEGVTLGKVSDRTFLMHLGGKIEMQSKHPIRNRDDLSMIYTPGVARVCMAIAENPEDARRLTIKRNSVAVVTDGSAVLGLGNIGPKAALPVMEGKAALFKRFAGIDAWPLCLDTQDTDAIVEIVKAIAPGFAGINLEDISAPRCFEIEARLREALDIPVFHDDQHGTAIVVLAALTNALRVAGKAIGDIRVVMSGAGAAGTAILKLLIAAGVKNAVVADIHGVVHADRADLVDAAHGSALRWIADNTNPEGLAGTLKEAVRGADVFIGVSAPNVLDGDDVAAMAEDAIVFALANPDPEVDPAIARQTAAVVATGRSDFPNQINNVLVFPGVFRGLLDAQSRTVNTEMMLAAAAALAGVVTEDELNPNYIIPSVFNDKVAGAVAGAVRNAAKAAGASAAE; from the coding sequence ATGGCAACGGCGCCCAGCGTCTCCTACTCGATGACGGTCCGGCTGGAGGTGCCCGCGAGCGGAACCGCGGTCTCCCAGCTCACCACGGCCGTCGAGTCCCACGGAGGCTCGGTGACCGGCCTCGACGTGACCGCCTCCGGTCACGAGAAGCTCAGGATCGACGTCACCATCGCGGCGACCTCCACCTCGCACGCCGACGAGATCGTGGAGCAGCTGCGCCACATCGAGGGCGTCACCCTCGGCAAGGTCTCGGACCGTACGTTCCTCATGCACCTCGGCGGCAAGATCGAGATGCAGTCCAAGCACCCGATCCGCAACCGTGACGACCTCTCGATGATCTACACGCCGGGCGTGGCCCGGGTGTGCATGGCCATCGCCGAGAACCCCGAGGACGCCCGCCGACTCACCATCAAGCGCAACTCCGTTGCGGTCGTGACGGACGGCTCGGCCGTGCTGGGCCTGGGCAACATCGGTCCGAAGGCCGCGCTGCCGGTCATGGAGGGCAAGGCGGCCCTCTTCAAGCGCTTCGCCGGCATCGACGCCTGGCCGCTGTGCCTGGACACCCAGGACACCGACGCGATCGTCGAGATCGTCAAGGCCATCGCCCCCGGATTCGCGGGCATCAACCTGGAGGACATCTCCGCGCCGCGCTGCTTCGAGATCGAGGCCCGGCTGCGCGAGGCCCTCGACATCCCCGTCTTCCACGACGACCAGCACGGCACCGCGATCGTCGTCCTGGCCGCCCTGACGAACGCGCTGCGTGTGGCGGGCAAGGCGATCGGTGACATCCGCGTCGTCATGTCCGGCGCGGGCGCGGCCGGCACGGCCATCCTCAAGCTGCTGATCGCCGCGGGCGTCAAGAACGCGGTCGTCGCCGACATCCACGGCGTGGTGCACGCCGACCGCGCGGACCTGGTCGACGCGGCGCACGGTTCGGCCCTGCGCTGGATCGCCGACAACACCAACCCCGAGGGCCTCGCGGGCACGTTGAAGGAGGCCGTGCGCGGCGCCGACGTCTTCATCGGCGTCTCGGCCCCGAACGTGCTGGACGGCGACGACGTGGCCGCCATGGCCGAGGACGCCATCGTGTTCGCGCTCGCGAACCCCGACCCCGAGGTCGACCCGGCAATCGCCCGCCAGACGGCGGCAGTTGTCGCCACCGGCCGTTCCGACTTCCCCAACCAGATCAACAACGTGCTGGTCTTCCCGGGCGTCTTCCGCGGCCTGCTGGACGCTCAGTCGCGCACGGTCAACACGGAGATGATGCTCGCCGCCGCGGCGGCCCTCGCGGGCGTGGTGACCGAGGACGAGCTGAACCCGAACTACATCATCCCCAGCGTCTTCAACGACAAGGTCGCGGGCGCGGTCGCCGGAGCGGTGCGCAACGCCGCGAAGGCGGCGGGGGCGTCGGCCGCCGAGTAG
- a CDS encoding HU family DNA-binding protein: MNRSELVAALADRAEVTRKDADAVLAAFAETVGEIVSKGDEKVTIPGFLTFERTHRAARTARNPQTGDPIQIPAGYSVKVSAGSKLKEAAKGK, from the coding sequence ATGAACCGCAGTGAGCTGGTGGCCGCGCTGGCCGACCGCGCCGAGGTGACCCGCAAGGACGCCGACGCCGTTCTGGCCGCGTTCGCCGAGACCGTCGGCGAGATCGTCTCCAAGGGCGACGAGAAGGTCACCATCCCCGGCTTCCTGACCTTCGAGCGCACCCACCGTGCCGCTCGCACCGCGCGCAACCCGCAGACCGGCGACCCGATCCAGATCCCGGCCGGCTACAGCGTGAAGGTCTCCGCGGGCAGCAAGCTCAAGGAAGCGGCCAAGGGCAAGTAG
- the murA gene encoding UDP-N-acetylglucosamine 1-carboxyvinyltransferase, translated as MTVNGSDDVLIVHGGTPLEGEIRVRGAKNLVPKAMVAALLGSAPSRLRNVPDIRDVRVVRGLLQLHGVTVRPGEEPGELVLDPSHVESANVADIDAHAGSSRIPILFCGPLLHRLGHAFIPGLGGCDIGGRPIDFHFEVLRQFGAKIEKREDGQYLEAPQRLRGTKIKLPYPSVGATEQVLLTAVLAEGVTELANAAVEPEIEDLICVLQKMGAIIAMDTDRTIRITGVDSLGGYTHAALPDRLEAASWASAALATEGNIYVRGAQQRSMMTFLNTYRKVGGAFEIDDEGIRFWHPGSQLKSIALETDVHPGFQTDWQQPLVVALTQATGLSIIHETVYESRLGFTSALNQMGAHIQLYRECLGGSNCRFGQRNFLHSAVVSGPTKLQGADLVIPDLRGGFSYLIAALAAQGTSRVHGIDLINRGYENFMDKLVELGAKVELPGRALD; from the coding sequence ATGACCGTCAACGGCTCTGACGATGTACTGATTGTCCACGGCGGAACCCCGCTCGAGGGCGAGATCCGTGTCCGCGGTGCGAAGAACCTCGTGCCGAAGGCCATGGTCGCCGCCCTGCTGGGCAGCGCGCCGAGCCGACTGCGGAACGTCCCCGACATCCGCGACGTGCGTGTCGTGCGCGGACTGCTCCAGCTGCACGGCGTGACGGTGCGCCCGGGCGAGGAGCCGGGCGAACTGGTGCTCGACCCCTCGCACGTCGAGAGCGCGAACGTCGCGGACATCGACGCGCACGCGGGATCGTCCCGGATCCCGATCCTCTTCTGCGGCCCGCTGCTGCACCGCCTGGGCCACGCCTTCATTCCCGGCCTCGGCGGCTGCGACATCGGTGGCCGCCCCATCGACTTCCACTTCGAGGTGCTGCGGCAGTTCGGCGCGAAGATCGAGAAGCGCGAGGACGGCCAGTACCTGGAGGCCCCGCAGCGCCTGCGCGGCACCAAGATCAAGCTGCCGTACCCGTCGGTGGGCGCCACCGAACAGGTGCTGCTGACCGCCGTCCTGGCGGAGGGCGTCACGGAGCTCGCGAACGCGGCCGTGGAGCCGGAGATCGAGGACCTCATCTGCGTACTGCAGAAGATGGGCGCGATCATCGCCATGGACACCGACCGGACGATCCGCATCACCGGTGTGGACTCGCTCGGCGGCTACACCCACGCGGCCCTGCCGGACCGTCTGGAGGCCGCCTCCTGGGCGTCCGCGGCGCTGGCGACGGAAGGCAACATCTACGTCCGGGGCGCCCAGCAGCGCTCGATGATGACGTTCCTCAACACCTACCGCAAGGTGGGCGGCGCGTTCGAGATCGACGACGAGGGCATCCGCTTCTGGCACCCCGGCAGCCAGCTCAAGTCGATCGCGCTGGAGACCGACGTCCACCCGGGCTTCCAGACCGACTGGCAGCAGCCGCTGGTCGTCGCCCTGACGCAGGCCACCGGCCTGTCGATCATCCACGAGACGGTCTACGAGTCCCGCCTCGGCTTCACCTCCGCGCTCAACCAGATGGGCGCGCACATCCAGCTCTACCGCGAGTGCCTGGGCGGCTCGAACTGCCGCTTCGGGCAGCGCAACTTCCTGCACTCCGCGGTCGTTTCGGGCCCGACCAAGCTCCAGGGCGCCGACCTGGTCATCCCCGACCTGCGCGGCGGCTTCTCGTACCTGATCGCCGCTCTGGCGGCCCAGGGCACCTCCCGGGTCCACGGCATCGACCTCATCAACCGCGGCTACGAGAACTTCATGGACAAGCTCGTGGAACTCGGCGCCAAGGTGGAGCTGCCGGGCAGGGCGCTCGACTAG